The segment atatatatatatatatatatatatatatatatatatatatatatatatatctatatatatatataatgtgtgtgtgtgtgtgtgcatatatatatacataaattatatacatatatatatataatataatatatatatgtatatttatgtagtatatatatatatatatatatatatatatatatatttatatgtaacacatatatttatagacatttgtatatatatataaatatatatatatacgtatatatatatatatatatatatatatatatatatatatatatatatatacacacatatataagtaagcgaatgccacaggaaaatgataggcagaagtccaagcactttcgtctctactaagacattgtcttagtaatgAGGAAAGCGATTGGATTTTTGCGTATCatttttcctgcggtattcgcttatttaatgaaatcacgtgcatcctctgtaatttttaaagaatatttatacatacatacatataatatatatatatatacatatatatatatatattatatatatatatatatatatatatatatatatatatatatatatatgacagagagaagaaaaatataaatataagtcgTCCAATGTTACCACAAAACAATAATCAGAGTAGGAATAAAGATTAAGAAGATAATGACACAGACCTACTCTTACTCAGTAAGAATAAAACCTGTTCCTTGAGGCTTTGAGAGTCTAGATTCTCATCTTTTACACAAAGCTCCAGGACAGCATTTAAATAAGTAGGTTAATGATATTTagttattaaaagaaaagatatatatgtacgtatgtatgtttatatatatatatatatatatataatatatatataatatatatatgtgtgtggtgtgtgtgtgtgtgtgtgtgagtgtgtgtgtgcgtgtgtgtgtttttgtatggtgtttttacgttccatggaaccagtggttattcagcaatgggaccaacggctttacgtgacttctgaaccacgttgagagtgaacttctatcaccagaaatactcatctctcacacctcaatggaatgcctgagaatcgaactcgtgaccaccgaggtggcaagcaaaGACCATACTGTAAACCACGCCACTGGGACGcttatatgtgtgagtgtgtgtaactcaaacacgaaaatatggaacgtgatgaacgcTTATGTTAAGGGTGTTAGTAGGAAATGGTTAAAACgagagatgaaaaaaacaaatagcGGCGTCACGTATATCGAATACTCAAAGATCACCATACTGCTATTGTGAATGTTGTTGAAATTACccaaaagaaagttaaaaaaaaaaaaaaaagaataaatagacaaaatcaaCGAAGGAAGGTGAATCAATGAATACCGCTGTGGTACTCCATTCTTTCACTTTGCTTCGTGGATTTAGtttttataatatctatctatctatctaccatctatctatcttatatatatatatatatatatatatatatatatatgatgtaatatatataatatatatactatatatatacatacatatatatatatagatatatatatatatatatatatatatatatctatatatatatatatatatatatatatagatatatagatattatatatatatatagatatatatatatatatatatataatattaccccTGTCAGCTCCGGGGTGACAAACAGATAGAGCACATAGGAAAAGCATTCTCACCACCTGGTCGTAGTGAGAGATCTGAAACTAATCCACAGAAAGGCAGCGTTTATAATTGATTTATCTCGATGAAACACCATAATATACGCAGATTACGCCAACAATTAATTAATCACAAATGCTGCAGAGATAGCAGAGGGTAACTTCTGCTTCAGGGGAGAGCAGAGGTTTGAGAGATACTAGGATGGGTAGCAGTGGGTCAGTCCCTTTCTATCCATTCTATGACCCCTTTCAGCCTTTGCTTATGTCAGTGGGATAGAATGGAGCCAGTCGCTTATGTGAAGGGTGTTAGTAGGAAATGGTTAAAACGTGAGATGAAAAAAATAGCGGCGTCACGTATATCGAATACTCAAAGATCACCATACTACTATTGTGAATGTTGTTGAAATTACCtcaaaagaaagttaaaaaaaaaaaaaaaaaaaaaaaaaaaaaatcagtgacgTTCTCGCAGCTAAAGACAGTTAGTACCAAGATTCATTCAATATGTTTGTTAAATGTATGCGATAAGTCTCCGACGTTTGTTTAGAATGTATTTCACTGTAGTGTGGATGCGCCCTAACAAACACGCCGCCTGTAGACTACTTAATATAACCTACGTCCAACTTCATTTGGGAGGTAATACAAGTTATGAGTCCAGCGCGACTCTGTCACAAAGAGCTGAAATGAAATATGCCCCAAGTTTAAAGTATATCATCCTTGTTTGCGAAACTTTCGTAACTGATGATATGAATTTAGTGCAGATTTTTGCACAAAACACAAATCCCATAGCTTTTTGGTTTGTGAATTGAGATATTTTCTTTAGGAAAATGGAGGAAATTTTAACGTTTtcataaaaattaccattttaGCATGTAAATCTGAGATCATTACTGTTAGCGTTAAGGGAAATGCGAAAGTTTTCGCTCAAGGtatgtatagttttattttagcttataaatttgaTGTCTTTGTTGACATACGTAATTACAGGTAATTTTGTTTACCTTCCTAGCTGtcaataaattctatattctctctttctctcttttacacacacatttacacagacacacacacacacacacacacacacacatatatatatatatatacatatatatagatatatatacatatatatatatatatatatatatatatatatatatatatatatgatattaagaagatatatatatatatatatatataaatataatatatatccttatatatatataataatctatacatacatactatataattatatatatataatatatatatattatatattataatatatatatataataagatatgagAAGATACTTCCTCGcaaagcaagattttttttatgcttcCAACCATTTGATGAAATCTGTTAGCGCTCTCGACTTCCCCTCTATATATAAAACCGAGATAGATACATTAGAGTATCTAGAGTCATCCCCGTCCGGCAAAAGCATTGCAGACTCGGCTTAGAAAATGTTATTTGATCCAGTAATTACACCAGAGCTGATTAAGAACAGATGGGATGGGAAAGGGGAGAAATCGACTCGTCTCTTTGGAATGTTGCAGTAGGACGGTTGTGGGGGTTGTCTCAGGTTTAGAAAATGGAATTGCGCCAGATGGGAGCTGAATCATTTAACCTGCCACTTTTTTCAAGGATCCTTTTAGTCACTTAAGCCAGCAAGTCCCTTTCGCAATTAAAGCAGCCAGAACATCAGCTGGTTTAAACACCTACACAAAATTCTCTGCAGTATCATTTTGAGCCCCTATGAGGCCTTCACCCAAGTCTTGCTTGCACTCATGTTTTCTGGATGGTTATTCCCATCTTTTTCAGTATATATCTTTCACACCAATTATCCAGCCCCCTTCTAGGTCTTCTTCACGTTCCTAACAAATACTTCTTAATTATACACATGTTCAACAACCATTTGTCTGTCCTTCATTCTTTCTACTTGACGAAGCCATCTCAAAATATTCTGGTCCATTCTTGAACCTATCTTGAACTTCTTTCCTCTTTTGCATATCTCTACAATTCCCACCCTTTCTCCTCTCAGTCCCCATTATATAATATGCTCATAGTTATTcttaaaagtttcatacttttctttcatttccatttgGAATCCACACTTCAccccataaaggagagttggctttTATTCCTTGCCTGAAGTACCTACCATCATCCGTTATAGTTAcgtattaatgtttatatgaacCAACCCTCATGATTTTATTCTTGTCCACTTTTACTCTGGAATTTCTCATCTTGATAAAACATGCAAGCTCTTTTTCCATTGTCTGCAGTTTTTTCACTATTTCGAATCAACACAGCATGAACAGTGATCACCAATCAATCCACTTTTCTTTCACGACTCTTTCTGTGATTCCAAAATTTTGTATTACTCAGACCACTCAGATCACAGCGTCCATAAAGATCCTAAACAGCCTCGGAGACGCACCACACTCTTGTCAGACGTACCTATACACGAACCAGTTGTCCTCCTGTCTACATCTAGCATAGTCTTTACTTCCACCGTAAAACTGATAATTGCTCTCAATACCTTATCTTCTTCACTATACAATTTTATCACTTGCAACAGTGTTTTTCCATCAGTACTCTCAAAAGTATTTcccttttatatttaaatttctctCATGATTGCATCCTGATAAATACGTGTTGCACACACCTCCCTCGCAGAAACCTGCACAGTACTTTCCCTATCAGTTCTTCATTTATAATGTTGCAGTTCACTAGATAGACCGCGTTGAGAAAAGAATATTCATTGCAAGGAGTAAATCTCAagtggaaatagataagaaaatagataaaaaaaaacattctctcttgAGATTTACACTGCTGACCTGTGATTTACCAAGCAGATATCGCTTACGCAGCCAGAGAAGGAATATAGGAAGCAAAGAACAGATAAttctaatgcatatatatatatatatatatatatatatatatatatatatatatatatatatatatatatgtgtgtgtgtgtatatatatatagatatatatataatatatatatatacatatatatatctatatatatatatatatatatatatatatatatagtatatatatatatatatgatatatatatatagatatatatatatatatatatatatacatatacgcatatatctatatatatatatatatatatatatatatatatatatatatatatatatatatatatatatacatatatagatgtatatgaatatatatataatatatatattatatataatatatgatatagatatattagtaatagacataatatatacatatatatatgctatatataatatatatatatatataatatattaaatataatagatattatatacatatatatatatgtatctatatatatatatatagatatatatatatatatatatatatttatctttcccaccgttaaccctgcattaaggggtcggttgcctgatgcgtcatctccactgccttctttctatcaaaggcattatCCTCCACCAAAGTTCTTTTCTCAATATCttctttcactttatctcgccatatgattctctgtctccctcttgattttcttcctctaacaggttcctcccaagcccttttcactctctcctcctcatccatcctcaacacatgcccataccatctcaatcgtgactttcttatcacctctgtaatattcctataatccacctcagcattcttatctctgtttctcaagctttacttcctcttctcttcttagagcccatgtttctgctccatacattaacactggtcttatcactgtgttatttatcttgacttttagcttgattggcattttcttatcacataccactctaGCTACTTCTCTCCACTACCcacatgcagcttttatcctactgtcaacttcagcctcacatcctccctcttgtcttaaagtagatcctaagtatttaaagtTTTCTGCGTGTTTTATAACTGAGCCTCTTCTTTcatgtattactattctgtctctatcttccctattgcttagcaaaacctctgttttattcacattcacctttaagccacccctctctaaagactcctgccactctccagcCCTTCTccgtaggtcctcctcattttcatcagtaatcaccagatcatcggcatataacaactcccacagctcttcattcctgatctcttcagtAAACACATCCATGGCCAAAGCACACAAAAATGGGCTTTAtactgacccctggtgtaatccaacactaacttcaacaTTTTCTGTttcccccaactgctgttatcacttttgtgctcattcttttatatatcatctcaaccagcctaaccaacttttcttggactttccttttccttaaacaccaaaacattacGTCTCTTGGGAtttatcatatgctttctctaggtctataagtGCATGATAGTGCTCCTATTTTCCCTCTaccctcttttcctgtagctttcttactatgaagatggcatccactgtccctcttcttctcatgaatccatactgctgtttcctgatctttacaatctctcttaatctctcatccagtattctctctaaaaccTTCGATTCATGCTCTATTAGTTTAATTCTCCTGTAGTtgccacaatccatgacatctcccatcttcttgaatatatataccattagactctcctcacAGTCCCTtcgcatttcttcctcttcccatataCCTTCTAATAAATCCATCATACATTTCTctccctctgtacctagtaatttgatcatttcagttTGGAACTCTAATGTACttggtgatttaccattcttcatgttccttaatgctctcttcacttctgtatcctgtatcgccatcactggtccctccaccctctttgcttcccccatctcctctctttCATTTCCAGTATTTAGCAGTtattcaaaatactctctccatctcttcttaatgtcttcatccctatacaatatatttccatcactatccttgatgacatcTAATTTACCCACatctgtctctgccttttcctcaagtttgaaatattatagatatccttttctccttctcttgttcctagtctttcattcaactgctctgccgcCCTTCCAATGaccatacctaccctccttctcgcctgtctttcctcttctctgtaccttaactctgcaccctgtgcatgccttattttccagtccttaaatgcttttgattttcttttaattgattcttgcacctctccattccaccaccatatttctcctctcgacactccagtgccattttgcttggtgagacgttgccatgcacagtctgattaatcaacagatatcacgcgtttaacatacgtctggaaatttataaatatctagaagtgttcgtgaactgacggtgataagattagtgtgaaaatagtagtataaagtgtctactaagttagtttatcaagtgaaatactgtaaatcagatcaagatggcagtaagttccaactgtggaaaacaatggcgaaatttagcgtgtttagcagattcgcaatacgatgaggtagcaggaagggagctggcatttctcatctatgagatcaacaacagccctaaccaaaataatacaaaagcattcatagatatattagaaggatatgatccttcaaactggaacaaatcaacagaaaacatcttgaaaataattgaagaagttccaaataaaatccaagtggtcaagagactcataaagaaaatatacataaaccaacatattccgacaaagaaaatgaataaggtgaacattgtgaatatcctaattgatgcaataggaaaaagaatgccaaaagcatgcaaactgtgtaaggtgtggtatagcatagttaatccacaaaacctgatcagaaaatgctcTGCATTCCGacacatcctcaatgtgctgaagtaatgcaagatatgagaaaggatactagaatattttgctcaacatgtctatcatggatagaaatgttattaaatcaagactgaatgtacaaatagttgaggatgaagaagaagaggaagaggaagaagaagaagaggaagaggaagaagaagaagaggaaaatggaagcgaagtaaacaaaactgaaatgacagaaaaaaataaggaaaacaaagaacaagacaaaagtatggatgcagagatactcattgatactacatatgaggcaatcaagcagcatacatacaaagaaataaattacgacatgacaacacaaaagaaaatcctgaagaggctctatccagatctgcacactgatgggaaagaggaaaaaatagacaagaaagacaaagtctgcaaccttttgaaaagagggaattgcagattcggagaaagatgttactacaaacatcccaaggtatgccACAACTATGAAaactatggtaaatgtgcatacctagatggctatgaggatgattgcagagatctacatccaaaaatatgcaaaaacctaaaagaaggaaaaggatgtaagtttgacaaaaaatgtaaatatatgcaccctgtagccatgaatcaaaatcaaataaataatcaatcaaataataaaatccaaaataagaaagaaacaaataaagagagaaacaaagaatatcaggtgaaggaaaaaagcaagccatcactgcgatatggtgtgtcagcaaaatatttccaagcatcagctccaagatacagctcaagagataagaactgtatttatgatgcaagaggatattgcagatatggagaaaattgcagagtcagacacaaaatgaataattatgatgaaggaagatcaaatattatggaaaagttggatttttaatgtcagaatttctggaaatgaagaaaagaacaacataccagaacaggaaagagacatgggcaaatccttatcattacccatattaaatgaaggagaaaacacgcaaaccatcatagtgatgaatgcgcagggtttagttacgagtaactcaaaaagaaaaatagagtacttagaagaactaacccaaattgaaaagaaaatagatataatgattgTAAGTGAAACCTGGCATTCCCAAGGGACTGGGAATGatcatcaaataaaagggttccaaacttatagatcagatagaaaaaataggaatca is part of the Macrobrachium nipponense isolate FS-2020 chromosome 15, ASM1510439v2, whole genome shotgun sequence genome and harbors:
- the LOC135226940 gene encoding uncharacterized protein LOC135226940, with the protein product MGEAKRVEGPVMAIQDTEVKRALRNMKNGKSPSTLEFQTEMIKLLGTEGEKCMMDLLEGIWEEEEMRRDCEESLMVYIFKKMGDVMDCGNYRRIKLIEHESKVLERILDERLREIVKIRKQQYGFMRRRGTVDAIFIVRKLQEKRVEGK
- the LOC135226939 gene encoding uncharacterized protein LOC135226939; its protein translation is MDVFTEEIRNEELWELLYADDLVITDENEEDLRRRAGEWQESLERGGLKVNVNKTEVLLSNREDRDRIVIHERRGSVIKHAENFKYLGSTLRQEGGCEAEVDSRIKAACG